The genomic stretch TAGTGGAACAAGCCAGCTTTGGATAAGTTCAACTTTTCTGCTGTAGGAAACACGTTTCGAGATTTGTTAttcgtttatttatttatttacagaGAAAGAATATGTTTAAGGATTGATTATGTTTGCCACTTTGGTGGCTAAAAATGCACGCGTTAAAAAACATATATACACAGGAACAAGATAACATATATTGGGTTTATCTGattattagaataaattaaaaagtactGATGATGaatgatccaaagtttaatatcTTGTGATTGTGTGTCGCATTTAAACAaaaatctttataaatatattatagttgAGGATTAAATATATTGTAGTGGATGATTAAACTCTAGATGTGAATAAAAACTTGACATCATTATTACATTGTAATTCTGgaggtaaatatatatatatatatatatatatatatatataaataaagaaagtAGGCCTTATGCTGAGATGAGAAGAGGATTGAGGAAGGTGATGGATCTAGACTTATGATATCCCAAAGTGGTGGGCTcagcttttatatatatatatatatatatatatatatatatatatataatcattttaaaaaaatataaatttaaaaagttataaaAAACTATTAATGTTTTTagctaaactatatatatatatataaaatgtagaATCATCATATCAGTGGTCTCCTAGAGTCAATTTCATGaatatgaagggaggtaaatatAGGAACACAACTAAAAGAGTATGACTAAGACATTAACCCAAATAATAACACCCGAAGATAGAACCTGATATATACACTCTATAAGAGATCTTTAAAGTGATtaacaaaaaataattatattattattttctacTTAAAATTTGAATGTGAATATCTAAATGCATTTTAAAAGAACATTCTAGtttatctataattttaaaatgaataaactatttaaaaataattatatatccatatttctatttaaattttaaatacgaATATATAAATTCATCCAAAATTACTATACAGTCATTTTCtattcaaattttatattttaatatataaatacacTTTAAAAGCTATTAAAATCATAACCAATGACTCAAAATGATCACATATAAACAAAATTACTATATGatcattttataattaaattttaaatctaaatatagatatattttagGAGGTTATTGGAGTCCAATTATTTTCTCTCCTTTTTAAATAAATACAGGCATATACACCTTTACTGACCCAATTAATTCTATAAGTAGACGATTATCTTCATGTTTTATAGGTAGACGATTATCTTCATgttttatttattggataaatctGAAATTACTGACAATTTGCTCAGCAGCAGACTTTCATGGTTAAAACTTAAAAATCTACTATAAAACCAACCTTTTAGCCAGTTGGATTTCGAACTACAGTActctaataataatttttataaatagcTTTAACtaaaattacaacatgaatataaGAATTTTGGTCAAAGTGTTAaattcatataatttttttttttttatcaaacaaaGTTCATTTATGATCagaattcatttttgaaatgaactTAGCTCAACCCAACCTGATCAAGTTTGGGCCTTATCAAAGGAGACCTAACCTAGTTCACGAGTTTGGTAGGATGGGGTTGAAGTGGCCTATGGGTCAACCCAAGTTCGACCTGTGCTCTATTGCCTCAATTGCAAGATCAAGGATAATGTCAAGGGTTGAAATCTCCAAAACAAACCAAAATGCTTGTATTTTGAGCAAAAATAGTTAActtagtaattttaaaaaataaattttagccTAAATTatccaaaatatttttaaatttttaattcttaTCAATCATTCTCACCCCTCATCCATCCCTCCATCAGCCCGATTAACATAGAAGAAtttgttggaaatggggatagtggggaacgtggtcCATGTTGCCTATTACTCATAATGGAAAGGGTCAGGGGAGAATAATCAGGGTgcgttggagacgagagtaagaggagaacatccaaggcggcgagatttggtttgtgaaattgTGGAGGACTTTCCGATCCTGTAATCgttcttccgacagcgagtttcgtcattgccgattgcggatctacgggagatcgttgtaagtttttatcatatttaattaattcgtctatcatgtaTTTAGAATATAGAATTTCTACAAAATTAAATCCTATAAGTGGGTTATGAGCTAGCTTTATCAAGTTGAGTGGATCGAGTGTTTTACTTAAGAGGGTACACAGTCCAGTCGAATCAAGTTTTATAATATTTAAGTGATAAGTTTGagattaattcaaaataatttgaatttaaattatttaaatattatcgagttctcaatttaaatttatctcaattcaaatttatttgattggttattaaatttaataatataaatttatttatttattttataaaaaaaatatttatttagtaGGTTAGTAAAAGTTTTATTGATAAACATAGTACACAAACATTATtcactttttaaaatattaataaactaAACACGTATTTATTCAAATTTATAGGTTTAACTTAACGAATTATTCAAActcatttatttaattgatctcgTGTATATTGACCGAACATAAATAAGATCACAAACTTATTCACTCATTTACGATTGTAAACATCAAATTTATTCACCAACATTCTATTCATTTCATTTACAATCCCACTGTCACTATGTTTGAAATATCGTCTATAAAGACCTATCAAATTAGAGCACTCATATCAATTTCTCTATCACTATATCTAAAATTAAAGACAAATAACTTGctttattaaatttaaacaatCATTTTTCAATGCACACTACATCAACTatcctaaaattttcattatctttaattttttattattttattctcttttttcttttttttattattatatttataaaatgaGTGAAagaagaaagattgaaaaaaataaattaagaaaatattatttTACTTTCATAATAAAAGTTTCATTatctaaatttaaagaattattatttatcaaatttaaatttaaagaataaataaaataagtgatataaaaaaattttaattattctatctaaaatttatgataaaaattttaaatagaatatGATGATTGGATAATGATAAGAGTTGCAAAGGAGGAAGACTACTGAATGTTAGTGTTTCTGTTATTTTTGGAGCATCGTTTAGGTTTTTGTTTTAGGTTTTTAATAAGCTAATTTTCAATTGTATGATCTCAGATTCTTTGTAGCGGAAAAATGATTATAACGGAGACACCAACCAAAATATGTCACTTGGAATTAATATATCTGAATACAGAATACTGCTGAGCCATATGTCGGATTTACATATCGAGTACAAACATCCTGCGCCTCCTAAACTCTCTATCTATCCCTGCAAAGTGCAAACAAACCCCTCAAGCTATTCCTTGCAGCTTTCTTTGCCACCAAAAACGTTCAAACATTCGATAAGCTCAAGACTCATTTGCACCGTCCTTGATCACGGCTCTcatctgaagaaacaagcaaacaatcaaacaaacaagcaaacaaatTCCTCCATGAAAATCTGAAAAAGTAAACCCAAAGATCGAAGTTCTACACTTACAGATGGTGCAGAGAGATCGGAGCTCTTCAGAACACGCAATCTCTTGGCCGTCGAAACGAACATGCTGCAAGAGGTAGGCGCAGATGGGTCAACAACGCAAGCAATCCATTAAGGTTCTCGAGATCAGAAGCTCAAGTGAAGTGAGAAGGCTTACTCCCAAGGGACGTCACCAGCCAACATCCTGTCCCCTTCGTCATCTTCGTAAACCAGAGTGAACTCGCCGCTTCCGTCCAAAAGGCCAGTAATCGCTCGCCTCTCTTCGGTCCTCCGATCCATTTGAGCTAAGGAGAAAAAAAGAAAACATCGATCCATGTTAGTTTTTCAAGCAACGTGAAGTGGAGTTGTGCTCAGTAACCTTGTAGAAGAGTTTGGAACTATCTACCAGCTATGAGACCGCGAAAGAGCTCGTCGACGACTGATGAGAGCTTTTTGTAGCTGCCACAGGCCATAAGGTCTATTTTTCTCCCGATCGGGATGCCGTCCATGTTGATTTTCACAAACAGGCCCTTCCTTTCGGTTTCTGGAGGTTTTGCAGCTCGAAAGCTCCCGGTCGGGGACTCGGAGGACGGTTTAGCAGCTCCGGCGAGATTCTTTCTGGAAGAACGGATCGGAGGCCAACCGACAACAGGTGCAGTGGCAGTCCTGCATTTCGGCAAACATGGTCGCGCAAGAGGATTAGAGTTTAGCAGAACATGAAGAGTCACTCTCATGGCACAAGAAGAAATCTGATGCACTAAACCTCGACGGTGAACTACTTTGAGGGGTGGCGACCTGTTTCTCCGGTGATTCCTTCCCTTTTGCCGGCAGATGAAGGAATCCTGCCGGTGTCTGCCGTTGAAAAGCTAACCAAATTGCAGGGGGTCATGTAAAGATCATTACTGAAGAAACAGAACTCGATTTTCGCTACTTCATACCTTGTGTCTCAGAATCGACCGGGCTCAGGAAGACTCTTTTGGCTGCAGAAGAAGCATTAGCACTGTTGCTCTTAAAAACGGATTCCCTCTTCTTCAGCATGGTCGGCCAGCCTTCTTCTCCAGGGAGGCCGAGCCTTAGTTCTAGCTTCTTCTCCTCcgcagagagaagaagaagcagagacTGCCGACCTTCTCCGCATTTATAATCTTCCTCCATTTCCTCTCCAGTAAGCCAAAATATAAACGGAGACAAAGGAAAGGCGTCGagcaaaggagaaggaaaagattgCACCTTTTTATCCTCACACACCCTCTCAACcagagagaagaaagaagaacgtTAAACGATAAAAAGGGACAAAGAAGAGATCCAGGACGAGCACAAGAAGTTGGCAAAGTAGGAGGAATTCAGAGGATGGCACAGAAGCTTTCTCGAAAGTCGATCACACGAGAGACACAGGAGATGAACCGGTGGAGACTGAGTGAGCAGAGAAGAGTTCTGTGCCTTCTTTCCCACTCACCGAAGCTTGCTCAATCTCCCAGAAGCTCAAACCCCGAGCACCTAAATCTTAAACCCACATGAAATCCCCCACAAGTAACCATCCAAATCGTGAAAAAGAGAGGTGAGTGACAAGGTTTCCATCTCAATCTCTCTCTCCTGGAAACACAGTGCTCTGTTCTCCGTGCACCGTGTCCATGTTTACTTTCGTTTctgctcctctccctctctcgctgCAGAAGAGTCTGTCGGTGATCACAAAGGGTAGGAGACGTGCGAAGCGGCAATAGATTCCATGGCAGAGAGCAGGGCGGAAAAGGAATGATTGCTTCGACCACGAAAGTTAAGAGGGCGGCAGAAGGCAGTGTCAGCTGAGAGCATCACGCTTGCCAAAGCGCAGGGCGGAAGCAGAGAAGACGGAATGTGTCTGGTTTGCTACTGCCTGCCCTGCTTCCCTCTCGGCTTCTGTATTTAGAGTAACCAAAAGGTCCCCAACGAcaggataataataataaataaaaaatattactgAAAATATTAAATTCGCACTAACGACAGAATTATCACTATAAGGACATCCACATGAATATTATTGTTACAACTTAACATTCAATTCTTTAAATActgattttttataaaaaactttaaaaattaagaaaataaattttagatataaaaaataaaaattaataaatggtAAAATGAATATGATTGTGTTAATAGAAAAAAGTATTAATATAATGGATAAACATATTATTTGAAGATATGATATAGATTAATATTAACAAAATAGTGGCGATGGAGAAATGATGTAGCAGGTAAATGATGTAACGGGAAAAtgtcttctcaatttttttaaatatttaagaatcGAATTTTTGATGAATTAATGAATTTTTTAATAGATAGTTGATTAAGAACATTAAATTGCTGAGCCGCCATTTGTGagcattttttgaattttcttatagtccatagaaaattttcaaagttggATATTTAATACaaactaataaaaataaaataatatagttTACATAATTAATGATGAAAATTTAAATAAgtatgattttacttaatttaatCAATGTCTCACGTATaagaaattaaaaaaggcatCCTTTTATTATAGATatcaaaaggattttttttttaaattcatcaagGAAATAATGCTCCATCCTCGTGATTTGATCGTAATACAAGGCCAATTTAAATTGAATAAGTTTTGATAAATATCGAAAATAGTTGGTATAAAATTATAATAGTTATTTTTTATAGCTATTATAATATATTATGGATAAGTATTTACAGTTAACTATTGTTATAATATGTTGTTGCCCAGTGTCTTAAATTGAATAAGATGCCACCTGTGCATATGTTGTAGTATTATGAATTGTAGTTAGTATACATAACAACTACGATTAGATTAATATCTACTACAACATAATATTAACCCTTGTGCTTATCTAACCGAGGATTTAATTTCCATATATTTGAATTGGCTAGATAAAGAGAGGTTAATTCGGATAACAAAAAATAGGATGAACACTGTTTTgttgattaattaaaaagaatattCCAATAGAAAAAGtgcttttaaaaaatatctatacCCTTTAATTATCTGCTATTTTGTatgttgtttttttcttttacttggaCATATTAAAGAAATGGAAAGAAATGGACAGAACAGAAAATCTAGAAAAGAGGAGAATAGTTGGATTTCAAATCTCCATTTGTGGGGGCccatcctcatcctcatcctctCAAGCCCTCAATTCATTGTCCTTCTCTTATCCTAATAGATCCTGCTCTCTCTTTCAAGATTCATTCTTCTCTCCCATGTCGGTAGTGGAGCTGCTCTGTAGGCGATCTCTCACCTCAAGGGCAGGTTCTTCTCTTCCATATGTTGTGGGATTAACAGTGGAAAAATATCTGGATGAATAATCATCTTTATTTCAATTCTTCCAAGTCATGTAGAGTTTTGTAGATTTTCAATGTCTTGGCCGAGTTCCTCCTACCTTTACCCCCTTGGTCCCCTATGGCTCTTTTTCTACTTTCTCCATCTCAacgattatatatttatttatttataatttttaaataatttattttttttcttttttttatttagagtttagaattttttaacttaactatataagattTTATACTCTATATTTCTAGTAATCCTATTAGATTCAATAATATGATTAACTTTTTCTCCTTATTAATTTCTAGACATAATTTTTCTATCGCCTCTTATTGGTGCTTCTTGTTGTTATTGTTGATTTCGACACCAACGTCCTTTGCTGATTTCAGTGTCGACGTCCTTTTCTATCGATTTCGACGTCGATGCCTTGTGCTGTCGATTTTGACATCGACATCCTTTTATGCCAATTTCGACAACGGTGCCCTGTGGTGCCGATTTCTACGTTGACGTCCTATTTTGCCTTGGGTTCTTTGTGTGACCATGGGCCGTCCTGATATCAGTTTTCACGGATCGTACAGATGCCTATACATACATTTTGGTTATTCTGAGCATTATTCATTCTGTCACCATGCTTAGTCATACAAATGTTTCATGGAAATCTAATCCGTATATGCTGAAgtaatttaaacaattccttaCTTCATATCCTTCTGCTATGTCAGATTTCTCTCATATAGATTTGTCATCGTaaggtatatcttcatccttataGATTTTGGACTCTAGTATCTCCTATCATATGTCAGTGTttctttttctctcattcatcaatatctattgtgactgttaatggtactcctatgtcattagtaggtgttggTTTAATTGTTACAACTTATTTATCTCTTATtgatgtttattatattttgagtcttactttaaatcatgtttctattagtcaattatgtAAGTTTGGATACCTAGTctttttttttatccaattgTTATATTTAGAACCCACGATCTCAAAGGCGGATTGGGACATATTGTAGGCAAGGAAGATTCTATATTTTGGATCAACTCAAAGTACTAGAAGTTGAAActatgtgtggatttatcatcttttcatctgagtcattcgtcttctaatttttatttatgGCACTCCCGTTTAAGTCATGTTTCAGCGTCTCATTTATAGTTTTTAGCTTCTATAAAAGTATTAGGACATTTAAAAAATTCTGATATTTCTAATTGCAGTAGTTTAAACCGATTAAATTTTCTACCTTACTATTTTCTAAaagtatttctttttcttctactccatttgatcttatccattttGATACGTGAGGATCCTATCCTATTTCTATAAAAAAGGGGTCAAGgtattatatttcatttattgatAATTACACTTATTACTCatgggtctatcttatgaaacacaggtcTGATTATTTTaccatttttaaaaactttagtgaaaactcaacattctagtggCATAAAGTGTTTTTGTTGTGATTTAGGGGTAAATATACTTCGAATAATTTTTTACATTTATTTGACTATTTATCAAATCTTGTGTACAGATATCTCCGAACAGAATGGTGCCGCTGAACGAAAATATAGGCATTTTGTTGAAATAGTtcattcatttttattgtctgctAGTGTTCTTATTACCTTTTGGGGGAAGCAATCTTTGTCACTACTCAcgtgattaatagaattccaacctcacacaattcaagcttgtcaccttttgaaaaaatatatgGATATGCTCATGTCTATTCctctttgtatatttttttttatacttactTCGTCCTTTTTTCACATGTCGAGTGTAATAAGTTAGTCCCTCGACTAATATAAGTAgtatattaataaattttttacaaattaataaaattaatataagtaGTAATAAATTATTGTTTATAGAGAGATGTATTTACCCAAACACTGactaatactttaaaaaattcttaataaatagatttgagcttaaaaattctTGTAACTTTTTCTCACTacgtaaaataaaaattatatctttAAAAAAGTTAACTTTTTTAAGATTGActttttaatcatttttaatattaaaaattattattttggtaAAAGGTTAGTAGAAAATTAATTAAcggtcaaaaaatttaaaaaaatttctgcagataagtaataaaatccttttttcaaaaaatcatgatctaattaatttttaaaagaaatgatataaaataatttatttgaaaaagttAGACAATCTtaaacatgcaaaaaaaaaataaaatcaaattaaaaataaaatatgcataAAGATTTAATCTAGACATGATTTTAAAACCTAATATATgttcctacctactggattaattagaaattttcttagaatgtacttttttttttttacttttcttatttgtcccttatagaatttataattataatttggcccttgataatttctaaaatttaaaatagtaaaatttgaacctacaaaaatttttaaattttctagaaagcttagcattttcaatttttaatttatcaaaatcctctattaaacatgattttgctaaaattaattttatttctaaagtttcctttttcaattttttatttttgattttcaaTTTACACATTGACTTAGACATGGACTTTATACCAAAATATAATtgaacaggaggtaagagacatatcTCACTTACCATGTTAGATCTGAAACTTGATTCTCTCCCTGTATCATTGGATTCATCTGATGTTgctccccttcatcaatgctagcTTCTGAGTTGCTTGGTTCTTCATAactagccatcagtgctagtccagtATAGACTTCTATTTCAGACTCGGATGACGaactttcatcccaagtggccttgagattcttgtgcttggttcATCTTGGTCATTTGTCTTTCTCCTTTTTGAGCTCTAGATAGTTCTCCTTTATATGTATATCCTTCATTTTGGCAATGGTTGCATCaaacctttcttttatttcttggatttttttggtttgtatttctttaaacttagattttaaaaactttttaaattttcttaccatataagcttcttgatctaTATCAATATCTGAGTTTGACTTAGGTCCATCCTTCTTGGTGGCTCATAGTACCAGGTTCTGGCTTGACTCTTttgttgtacctgcacatctagtttcatgtaattctaatgttGAGAAaagttcttctaaggtacttacctccaagtccttagagatgtaatagaCATCTATTATTGAGGTctactctggagttctgggaaatgcATTAAGCGTGTAGCGAATCAAGTCCTAGTTAAGTTATCGTTTCACCGAGATTGATAAGTCTcgtgatcaactccttgatcttcACGTGTAGTTGAGACacattctcacctttttccaagcAAAAGTTCATTATCTTGCTCCGAAGAATATCCTATCGTGCATGTTTCGCTTCGAacgtgccttcatggagctttaggaatttctcctagagttctttggcGGAGGTGTAGCTTTCGATGTGATTGACTTCTTTAGGCAGTTATACACTTAGTAAGTGATATTCAACTCTACTGTTGGCTACGAAGTCACTTTGTTCCTTGtttgtccattaattttattttttttctcttctccttgttgatccttatgaactacaaaatcatattttattattaaaagaattttaaaatttgtttttagaaatacctccattcgatgtTGCAGTGTgcaaactcccccttgaactttggCAGACttatgcttggtccggccattgattACTTTGCTTCAGTCAGCGATTAGTCATTTTGAAGTgtcattgctctgataccacttgttggtcccagtGTGATCGGCTAGGggaggtgaattgcctaaaataaaagttaaaaataatctCTTGCTTTTGCTTAGTAAAGATGCACAATAATTAAGAAAAAACaattaacataaaagaaataTCAACTTATGAAAAAACAATAAGTAAGAAGGCTggaattttaacttggttacaacctaggtggttattaatctaagACATTTACAAAGCTCCACTAAAAATATCTCATTCATTGAAAGCGGAGAAGCATCTTACACTATTTGAAAAACTCAAGTATTAGCTAAGAAttgaatacaaaagttgttatagaattcctaggttcaggggtctttttatagatcCTGAAAAATGTTATCCGTAGCTTGAAGGTGCTTTCATGTGGgtcctgttaggatcgatgatcgcggctagagagggggggtgtgaatagccgccccaaatcttcgcgtttctttctacaattagggttagcgcagcggaaataactaaatagaaacgcaaaaaggaaagatcaaacctcaaactcaaactcgacgatgtaacgaggttcggagatgaaactcctactcctcagcgtgtccgtaaggtggacgaagcctatcaatccgtcggtggatgagtccccggagaaccggctaatataaactccttatgggtggagaaacctcgccacaatgttttgcaaaagcaatacaggagtagaaagcagcaagaagcaaaatacaatacaaatgtatgaaacaccttcgcttacttgccttctgttcgactggatgaagcagcagcttcaagcgatgcctacaacagcaggaacccagccgaaaggaagtgttggagtgtatactgaaagcctaagctttgtaaacattcattatgaataaagaatcacatttggtcaaattgtctacatttgtttgtagttgttcatataatttatattgtagataacatagtatgtggtgtcacatgcagaagatgatgttatcagtaccttataaattataaacaatagctcacgactaaaatggaaaggaacaaaccattagaaggtcgtagtgtaattaggtattagtttatcttgactatataattacactagtacactcagagtgtattgagtatgaccattagaggtcgtttcttttatactgactttataaaggaacaaagacctcagttattatgaaagtgtgtgctcttaatcctaatataataacaagcacatatgtttgatatttatttctttaatttatcaatgggtgagatttagttcgatgaatcaataaacctgataagttgggaaatggtatcacttatagtgtgtgttgttgattatagaaggaaattgtgtcctagagatactaggttgataatgtcctcaagagaagctcataaagattgtcatgttaaaccctgcaggtggacttagtctgacatgataataaggttgagtggtactactcttggatttagatattaattaaatgagttgtcagtaactcacttaattaatggacattcgatatcttaaacacagggagactaacatactcataataagaaggagcccaaaaatgtaatttgggattggtgcggtagttcaataatagttctctagtggaatgaattattattgataaaattaagttgtgtgttcggggcgaacacgggatgcttaattttatcgggagaccaaaaccaattcctcctctcggtccctatcgtagcctcttatttatagagttctatacccacctatacccaccttctatacccacccaataggggccggcca from Zingiber officinale cultivar Zhangliang chromosome 5B, Zo_v1.1, whole genome shotgun sequence encodes the following:
- the LOC121985217 gene encoding auxin-responsive protein IAA16-like; this translates as MEEDYKCGEGRQSLLLLLSAEEKKLELRLGLPGEEGWPTMLKKRESVFKSNSANASSAAKRVFLSPVDSETQAFQRQTPAGFLHLPAKGKESPEKQVATPQSSSPSRTATAPVVGWPPIRSSRKNLAGAAKPSSESPTGSFRAAKPPETERKGLFVKINMDGIPIGRKIDLMACGSYKKLSSVVDELFRGLIAAQMDRRTEERRAITGLLDGSGEFTLVYEDDEGDRMLAGDVPWDMFVSTAKRLRVLKSSDLSAPSMRAVIKDGANES